The Candidatus Aramenus sp. CH1 genomic sequence GCTGGAAGGAACGAGTGAGTGCTCCATTGACGTAGCTTCCCTCACTAAGGAAGAGCTGGCTGACATCTTGATCTCTGGCCTAACTGCAAGGGAAGCGAAGAGGTTCGGCAAGGTCCTTTTACCGGAGGACGAAGAGTTCTGCGTGAAGCCCCTAGTAAACATAATGTTCACTAGGGATCCCGGCATGGTCATAGGGAAGACTTACGTAAAGGGGAAGATGAGGTGGGAGTCCAGGAGGAGGGAGCCAGACCTCCTAGTAAAGGTCTTGAAGCCCGAGAACGTGTTGGAGGTTAAGAAGGGCTACTTCGAGGGAGGGGACTTCTTCCCTCTGGAGGGGAGGCTCCTCATGGGCTATGGTACCAGAAGCAGTGCGTTGGGAGTCTCGTACGTTCTCCCAAGGCTGAGGGAGCTAGGGGAGATCGACGAGGCCATCTTGGTGAAGCTGGAGACCCCCGAGCTCCACCCAAACAAGGGGATAGGCCACTTGGACACAGTCATGGGCATCCCAGCTAAGGACGTCATTATCTACTACAAGTCCCTGCTAGACAAGGCTAAGGTCTACTTGTACAAGGGCAACGACGTGGTGAGGGATGAGAGGCCCTTGAGGGAAGTGCTTAAGGACTACTTGGCGAGGGACTTGAGGGTAGTGAACATAGGCAACGCAGATTACTACGACGAGGAGAGGGAACACTGGCTCCTGGCAAGCAACGTGATAGTAGTAGACAAGAACAAGATAATCGCCTACGAGCACAACAGGGTTACCAACAAGTTGGTAGAGGAAGCTGGGGTCCAAGTTGTCACTTTCAAGGGTAACGAGATCATAAAGGAGGGAGGGGAGAGGAGCGGGCCTAGGTGCATGACCCTCCCGCTAGTGAAGGCCTAAAGAGGACTCCAGTTTTTTGAATTCCTTGTCCAGTTCCTCACCCGGTACTATTATCCTCTCAACTTCAACGTCCCCGTCCACTCTGTACACGGTGAGGAGGCTCTCCTTTCCCATGGTTCTCTTGTACTCCTCGTCTACGTTCCTGAAGACGTCGTATACCTTGAGCTCGCCCTCAACGTAGACCTTGGTGGCCACCTTTACCTTCCCTTCCTTGAACACCTCTCCGTGTCCCTTCCTGCCCAGCGTAAACGCCTCCACTATTACCCCTCCCCTTTCCAAGCGG encodes the following:
- a CDS encoding arginine deiminase family protein, whose protein sequence is MENVKAEYNPLRRVAVSTPGREKYRLTPKTLYELQYAEIPDPVELREEHKEFAKKLKEAGAEVVDVREEILKLKREELEELLEGTSECSIDVASLTKEELADILISGLTAREAKRFGKVLLPEDEEFCVKPLVNIMFTRDPGMVIGKTYVKGKMRWESRRREPDLLVKVLKPENVLEVKKGYFEGGDFFPLEGRLLMGYGTRSSALGVSYVLPRLRELGEIDEAILVKLETPELHPNKGIGHLDTVMGIPAKDVIIYYKSLLDKAKVYLYKGNDVVRDERPLREVLKDYLARDLRVVNIGNADYYDEEREHWLLASNVIVVDKNKIIAYEHNRVTNKLVEEAGVQVVTFKGNEIIKEGGERSGPRCMTLPLVKA